The following are from one region of the Rissa tridactyla isolate bRisTri1 chromosome 10, bRisTri1.patW.cur.20221130, whole genome shotgun sequence genome:
- the MST1 gene encoding hepatocyte growth factor-like protein isoform X3, whose protein sequence is MQPVLGVLLALAAALGSGHRSPLNDFQRLRATELLAGPAEPPPLLPEQGSAAQCAQHCAASLACRAFHYDRQSQLCQLLPWTQHSPHVQLQKNIHYDLYQKKDYLRDCIVADGTSYRGTRATTEKGLRCQHWQATTPHDHRFLPSPRNGLEENYCRNPDQDKRGPWCYTINPNVRHQSCGIKKCEDAVCMTCNGEDYRGAMDHTESGTECQRWDLQHPHKHPYHPDKYPDKGLDDNYCRNPDSSERPWCYTTDPRREREYCRIRLCTEKRPRPLNLTTGCFRGKGEGYRGRVNVTVSGIPCQRWDAQTPHQHHFVPEKYPCKDLQENYCRNPDGSEAPWCFTARPTVRIAFCFHIRRCPDELGAQECYHGHGEHYHGHVSKTRKGITCQPWAAQAPHVPQISPVTHPEAHLEENYCRNPDNDSHGPWCYTMDPRTPFDYCAIKPCSGSKVPSVLENADAVVFEQCGRRDERLQRKGRIVGGQPGNSPWTVSIRNRAGVHFCGGSLVKEQWVISTRQCFSSCDADLTGYEVQLGTLFKDPGPGDPDQQTIPIVRIVCGPSESQLVMLKLGRPATLNGRVALICLPPERYVVPAGTVCEIAGWGETRGTADGSVLNVARLPVLAHGECNAALRGRLKESELCTAPLRAGVGACEVMKMG, encoded by the exons ATGCAGCCCGTGCTGGGGGTCCTGCTCGCCCTGGCCGCGGCCCTTGGCTCAG GCCACCGCTCGCCCCTCAATGACTTCCAGCGCCTGCGAGCCACCGAGCTGCTGGCAGGGCCTGCGGAGCCACcgccgctgctgccagagcagggctctGCAGCGCAGTGTGCCCAGCACTGTGCCGCCAGCCTGGCTTGCCG GGCTTTCCACTACGACCGGCAGagccagctgtgccagctgctgccctggaccCAACACTCGCCCCACGTCCAGCTGCAGAAAAACATCCACTACGACCTGTACCAGAAGAAAG ACTACCTGCGGGATTGCATTGTGGCCGATGGCACCAGCTACCGTGGCACACGGGCCACGACGGAGAAGGGTCTGCGCTGCCAGCACTGGCAAGCCACGACACCCCATGACCACAG gtTCCTGCCATCCCCCCGCAACGGGCTGGAGGAGAATTACTGCCGAAATCCCGACCAGGACAAGCGGGGCCCGTGGTGTTACACCATCAACCCCAACGTCCGGCACCAGAGCTGCGGCATTAAGAAGTGCGAAGACG CTGTGTGCATGACCTGCAATGGGGAGGACTACCGCGGGGCCATGGACCACACCGAGTCGGGGACAGAGTGCCAGCGCTGGGACCTGCAGCACCCGCACAAGCACCCCTACCACCCTGACAA GTACCCTGACAAGGGACTGGACGACAACTACTGCCGCAACCCCGACAGCTCCGAGCGGCCCTGGTGCTACACCACCGACCCCAGGCGGGAGCGAGAGTACTGCCGCATCCGCCTCTGCA CAGAGAAACGCCCACGGCCCCTCAACCTCACCACCGGCTGCTTCAGGGGCAAGGGCGAAGGCTACCGGGGCCGGGTGAACGTCACTGTGTCGGGGATCCCCTGCCAGCGCTGGGATgcccagacccctcatcagcacCACTTTGTGCCCGAGAAATACCCGTGCAA ggacctgcaggagaaCTACTGCCGCAACCCCGACGGCTCGGAGGCACCATGGTGCTTCACCGCCCGCCCCACCGTCCGCATCGCCTTCTGCTTCCACATCCGCCGCTGCCCCGACGAGCTGGGTGCCCAAG agtGCTACCACGGCCACGGCGAGCACTACCACGGCCACGTCAGCAAGACACGCAAGGGCATCACCTGCCAGCCATGGGCTGCCCAGGCGCCCCATGTGCCCCA GATCTCACCTGTCACCCACCCTGAGGCACACCTGGAGGAGAACTACTGCCGCAACCCTGATAATGACAGCCATGGCCCCTGGTGCTACACCATGGATCCTCGCACCCCCTTCGACTACTGCGCCATCAAGCCCTGCT CTGGCAGCAAAGTGCCCTCCGTCCTGGAGAACGCAG ACGCGGTGGTGTTCGAGCAGTGCGGCCGGCGGGACGAGAGGCTGCAGCGTAAAGGGCGCATCGTCGGCGGCCAGCCCGGCAACTCACCCTGGACTGTCAGCATCCGCAACCG GGCCGGCGTGCACTTCTGCGGGGGGTCCCTGGTGAAGGAGCAGTGGGTGATCAGCACACGCCAGTGCTTCTCCTCCTG TGATGCTGACCTGACGGGCTACGAGGTGCAGCTGGGGACGCTCTTCAAGgaccctggccctggggaccccgACCAGCAGACAATCCCCATCGTACGGATCGTCTGCGGCCCCTCCGAGTCCCAGCTGGTGATGCTGAAGCTGGGGAG GCCTGCCACGCTGAACGGGCGCGTGGCCCTGATCTGCCTGCCACCTGAGCGCTACGTCGTGCCTGCAGGCACCGTCTGTGAGATCGCTGGCTGGGGGGAAACCAGAG GCACGGCGGACGGCAGCGTGCTGAACGTGGCGCGGCTGCCCGTGCTGGCCCACGGCGAGTGCAACGCGGCGCTGCGCGGGCGCCTGAAGGAGAGCGAGCTGTGCACTGCCCCGCTGCGCGCCGGCGTGGGGGCCTGCGAG GTGATGAAGATGGGCTAA
- the MST1 gene encoding hepatocyte growth factor-like protein isoform X2, with translation MQPVLGVLLALAAALGSGHRSPLNDFQRLRATELLAGPAEPPPLLPEQGSAAQCAQHCAASLACRAFHYDRQSQLCQLLPWTQHSPHVQLQKNIHYDLYQKKDYLRDCIVADGTSYRGTRATTEKGLRCQHWQATTPHDHRFLPSPRNGLEENYCRNPDQDKRGPWCYTINPNVRHQSCGIKKCEDAVCMTCNGEDYRGAMDHTESGTECQRWDLQHPHKHPYHPDKYPDKGLDDNYCRNPDSSERPWCYTTDPRREREYCRIRLCKKRPRPLNLTTGCFRGKGEGYRGRVNVTVSGIPCQRWDAQTPHQHHFVPEKYPCKDLQENYCRNPDGSEAPWCFTARPTVRIAFCFHIRRCPDELGAQECYHGHGEHYHGHVSKTRKGITCQPWAAQAPHVPQISPVTHPEAHLEENYCRNPDNDSHGPWCYTMDPRTPFDYCAIKPCSGSKVPSVLENADAVVFEQCGRRDERLQRKGRIVGGQPGNSPWTVSIRNRAGVHFCGGSLVKEQWVISTRQCFSSCDADLTGYEVQLGTLFKDPGPGDPDQQTIPIVRIVCGPSESQLVMLKLGRPATLNGRVALICLPPERYVVPAGTVCEIAGWGETRGTADGSVLNVARLPVLAHGECNAALRGRLKESELCTAPLRAGVGACEGDYGGPLACLTADCWVLEGVITPSRVCARTDQPALFIRVSLYVDWIHKVMKMG, from the exons ATGCAGCCCGTGCTGGGGGTCCTGCTCGCCCTGGCCGCGGCCCTTGGCTCAG GCCACCGCTCGCCCCTCAATGACTTCCAGCGCCTGCGAGCCACCGAGCTGCTGGCAGGGCCTGCGGAGCCACcgccgctgctgccagagcagggctctGCAGCGCAGTGTGCCCAGCACTGTGCCGCCAGCCTGGCTTGCCG GGCTTTCCACTACGACCGGCAGagccagctgtgccagctgctgccctggaccCAACACTCGCCCCACGTCCAGCTGCAGAAAAACATCCACTACGACCTGTACCAGAAGAAAG ACTACCTGCGGGATTGCATTGTGGCCGATGGCACCAGCTACCGTGGCACACGGGCCACGACGGAGAAGGGTCTGCGCTGCCAGCACTGGCAAGCCACGACACCCCATGACCACAG gtTCCTGCCATCCCCCCGCAACGGGCTGGAGGAGAATTACTGCCGAAATCCCGACCAGGACAAGCGGGGCCCGTGGTGTTACACCATCAACCCCAACGTCCGGCACCAGAGCTGCGGCATTAAGAAGTGCGAAGACG CTGTGTGCATGACCTGCAATGGGGAGGACTACCGCGGGGCCATGGACCACACCGAGTCGGGGACAGAGTGCCAGCGCTGGGACCTGCAGCACCCGCACAAGCACCCCTACCACCCTGACAA GTACCCTGACAAGGGACTGGACGACAACTACTGCCGCAACCCCGACAGCTCCGAGCGGCCCTGGTGCTACACCACCGACCCCAGGCGGGAGCGAGAGTACTGCCGCATCCGCCTCTGCA AGAAACGCCCACGGCCCCTCAACCTCACCACCGGCTGCTTCAGGGGCAAGGGCGAAGGCTACCGGGGCCGGGTGAACGTCACTGTGTCGGGGATCCCCTGCCAGCGCTGGGATgcccagacccctcatcagcacCACTTTGTGCCCGAGAAATACCCGTGCAA ggacctgcaggagaaCTACTGCCGCAACCCCGACGGCTCGGAGGCACCATGGTGCTTCACCGCCCGCCCCACCGTCCGCATCGCCTTCTGCTTCCACATCCGCCGCTGCCCCGACGAGCTGGGTGCCCAAG agtGCTACCACGGCCACGGCGAGCACTACCACGGCCACGTCAGCAAGACACGCAAGGGCATCACCTGCCAGCCATGGGCTGCCCAGGCGCCCCATGTGCCCCA GATCTCACCTGTCACCCACCCTGAGGCACACCTGGAGGAGAACTACTGCCGCAACCCTGATAATGACAGCCATGGCCCCTGGTGCTACACCATGGATCCTCGCACCCCCTTCGACTACTGCGCCATCAAGCCCTGCT CTGGCAGCAAAGTGCCCTCCGTCCTGGAGAACGCAG ACGCGGTGGTGTTCGAGCAGTGCGGCCGGCGGGACGAGAGGCTGCAGCGTAAAGGGCGCATCGTCGGCGGCCAGCCCGGCAACTCACCCTGGACTGTCAGCATCCGCAACCG GGCCGGCGTGCACTTCTGCGGGGGGTCCCTGGTGAAGGAGCAGTGGGTGATCAGCACACGCCAGTGCTTCTCCTCCTG TGATGCTGACCTGACGGGCTACGAGGTGCAGCTGGGGACGCTCTTCAAGgaccctggccctggggaccccgACCAGCAGACAATCCCCATCGTACGGATCGTCTGCGGCCCCTCCGAGTCCCAGCTGGTGATGCTGAAGCTGGGGAG GCCTGCCACGCTGAACGGGCGCGTGGCCCTGATCTGCCTGCCACCTGAGCGCTACGTCGTGCCTGCAGGCACCGTCTGTGAGATCGCTGGCTGGGGGGAAACCAGAG GCACGGCGGACGGCAGCGTGCTGAACGTGGCGCGGCTGCCCGTGCTGGCCCACGGCGAGTGCAACGCGGCGCTGCGCGGGCGCCTGAAGGAGAGCGAGCTGTGCACTGCCCCGCTGCGCGCCGGCGTGGGGGCCTGCGAG GGGGATTACGGGGGGCCGCTGGCCTGCCTCACGGCCGACTGCTGGGTGCTGGAGGGGGTGATCACCCCTTCCCGCGTCTGCGCCCGCACTGACCAGCCCGCCCTCTTCATCCGTGTCTCCCTCTACGTCGACTGGATCCACAAGGTGATGAAGATGGGCTAA
- the MST1 gene encoding hepatocyte growth factor-like protein isoform X1, translating into MQPVLGVLLALAAALGSGHRSPLNDFQRLRATELLAGPAEPPPLLPEQGSAAQCAQHCAASLACRAFHYDRQSQLCQLLPWTQHSPHVQLQKNIHYDLYQKKDYLRDCIVADGTSYRGTRATTEKGLRCQHWQATTPHDHRFLPSPRNGLEENYCRNPDQDKRGPWCYTINPNVRHQSCGIKKCEDAVCMTCNGEDYRGAMDHTESGTECQRWDLQHPHKHPYHPDKYPDKGLDDNYCRNPDSSERPWCYTTDPRREREYCRIRLCTEKRPRPLNLTTGCFRGKGEGYRGRVNVTVSGIPCQRWDAQTPHQHHFVPEKYPCKDLQENYCRNPDGSEAPWCFTARPTVRIAFCFHIRRCPDELGAQECYHGHGEHYHGHVSKTRKGITCQPWAAQAPHVPQISPVTHPEAHLEENYCRNPDNDSHGPWCYTMDPRTPFDYCAIKPCSGSKVPSVLENADAVVFEQCGRRDERLQRKGRIVGGQPGNSPWTVSIRNRAGVHFCGGSLVKEQWVISTRQCFSSCDADLTGYEVQLGTLFKDPGPGDPDQQTIPIVRIVCGPSESQLVMLKLGRPATLNGRVALICLPPERYVVPAGTVCEIAGWGETRGTADGSVLNVARLPVLAHGECNAALRGRLKESELCTAPLRAGVGACEGDYGGPLACLTADCWVLEGVITPSRVCARTDQPALFIRVSLYVDWIHKVMKMG; encoded by the exons ATGCAGCCCGTGCTGGGGGTCCTGCTCGCCCTGGCCGCGGCCCTTGGCTCAG GCCACCGCTCGCCCCTCAATGACTTCCAGCGCCTGCGAGCCACCGAGCTGCTGGCAGGGCCTGCGGAGCCACcgccgctgctgccagagcagggctctGCAGCGCAGTGTGCCCAGCACTGTGCCGCCAGCCTGGCTTGCCG GGCTTTCCACTACGACCGGCAGagccagctgtgccagctgctgccctggaccCAACACTCGCCCCACGTCCAGCTGCAGAAAAACATCCACTACGACCTGTACCAGAAGAAAG ACTACCTGCGGGATTGCATTGTGGCCGATGGCACCAGCTACCGTGGCACACGGGCCACGACGGAGAAGGGTCTGCGCTGCCAGCACTGGCAAGCCACGACACCCCATGACCACAG gtTCCTGCCATCCCCCCGCAACGGGCTGGAGGAGAATTACTGCCGAAATCCCGACCAGGACAAGCGGGGCCCGTGGTGTTACACCATCAACCCCAACGTCCGGCACCAGAGCTGCGGCATTAAGAAGTGCGAAGACG CTGTGTGCATGACCTGCAATGGGGAGGACTACCGCGGGGCCATGGACCACACCGAGTCGGGGACAGAGTGCCAGCGCTGGGACCTGCAGCACCCGCACAAGCACCCCTACCACCCTGACAA GTACCCTGACAAGGGACTGGACGACAACTACTGCCGCAACCCCGACAGCTCCGAGCGGCCCTGGTGCTACACCACCGACCCCAGGCGGGAGCGAGAGTACTGCCGCATCCGCCTCTGCA CAGAGAAACGCCCACGGCCCCTCAACCTCACCACCGGCTGCTTCAGGGGCAAGGGCGAAGGCTACCGGGGCCGGGTGAACGTCACTGTGTCGGGGATCCCCTGCCAGCGCTGGGATgcccagacccctcatcagcacCACTTTGTGCCCGAGAAATACCCGTGCAA ggacctgcaggagaaCTACTGCCGCAACCCCGACGGCTCGGAGGCACCATGGTGCTTCACCGCCCGCCCCACCGTCCGCATCGCCTTCTGCTTCCACATCCGCCGCTGCCCCGACGAGCTGGGTGCCCAAG agtGCTACCACGGCCACGGCGAGCACTACCACGGCCACGTCAGCAAGACACGCAAGGGCATCACCTGCCAGCCATGGGCTGCCCAGGCGCCCCATGTGCCCCA GATCTCACCTGTCACCCACCCTGAGGCACACCTGGAGGAGAACTACTGCCGCAACCCTGATAATGACAGCCATGGCCCCTGGTGCTACACCATGGATCCTCGCACCCCCTTCGACTACTGCGCCATCAAGCCCTGCT CTGGCAGCAAAGTGCCCTCCGTCCTGGAGAACGCAG ACGCGGTGGTGTTCGAGCAGTGCGGCCGGCGGGACGAGAGGCTGCAGCGTAAAGGGCGCATCGTCGGCGGCCAGCCCGGCAACTCACCCTGGACTGTCAGCATCCGCAACCG GGCCGGCGTGCACTTCTGCGGGGGGTCCCTGGTGAAGGAGCAGTGGGTGATCAGCACACGCCAGTGCTTCTCCTCCTG TGATGCTGACCTGACGGGCTACGAGGTGCAGCTGGGGACGCTCTTCAAGgaccctggccctggggaccccgACCAGCAGACAATCCCCATCGTACGGATCGTCTGCGGCCCCTCCGAGTCCCAGCTGGTGATGCTGAAGCTGGGGAG GCCTGCCACGCTGAACGGGCGCGTGGCCCTGATCTGCCTGCCACCTGAGCGCTACGTCGTGCCTGCAGGCACCGTCTGTGAGATCGCTGGCTGGGGGGAAACCAGAG GCACGGCGGACGGCAGCGTGCTGAACGTGGCGCGGCTGCCCGTGCTGGCCCACGGCGAGTGCAACGCGGCGCTGCGCGGGCGCCTGAAGGAGAGCGAGCTGTGCACTGCCCCGCTGCGCGCCGGCGTGGGGGCCTGCGAG GGGGATTACGGGGGGCCGCTGGCCTGCCTCACGGCCGACTGCTGGGTGCTGGAGGGGGTGATCACCCCTTCCCGCGTCTGCGCCCGCACTGACCAGCCCGCCCTCTTCATCCGTGTCTCCCTCTACGTCGACTGGATCCACAAGGTGATGAAGATGGGCTAA